The Carassius carassius chromosome 2, fCarCar2.1, whole genome shotgun sequence genome has a segment encoding these proteins:
- the LOC132096936 gene encoding transmembrane protein 256-like: MNAASLVQRLAGISGALAIAAGAYGAHGFRHSEASDYQRELYDMANKYHIYHSLALLGAARCRKPAVAGAVLLAGMGCFCGPLYHQALTNDPSFSKLAPIGGSLLIVGWAAMAL; this comes from the exons ATGAACGCTGCTTCACTGGTCCAGAGGTTAGCAGGGATTTCTGGAGCACTTGCTATCGCAGCAGGTGCATATGGTGCTCACG GATTCAGACACAGCGAAGCGAGTGATTACCAGAGAGAG TTGTATGATATGGCAAACAAGTATCACATCTACCACAGTCTGGCGTTGTTAGGAGCCGCTCGCTGTAGAAAACCTGCTGTG GCAGGTGCAGTCCTCCTCGCTGGCATGGGCTGCTTTTGCGGTCCTCTCTACCACCAGGCCTTAACCAATGACCCCAGCTTCAGCAAGCTGGCACCAATTGGAGGCTCATTGCTCATCGTTGGCTGGGCTGCGATGGCTCTTTGA